The following is a genomic window from Alkaliphilus sp. B6464.
CATCTGACGGATTAAGTTGTCCTATTGTATTTACTCCTACAGATATATCTCCACGTATTACTTCTTGGGTTGCATATACAGGTCCCGCATCTACATCTTGTACCTCAGGAACAAGCTGCTGATAAGCATAAAATCCTCCACCTAATATAATTACAACAACTAATATTATCATAATTGTCCGTTGAAACATTGTTTTTCCCCCTTTACCAATTCCTTATGTTATTATTGATTGTTTTCTACTTCTGTATGTTTTATTTCTTCTATGTAATCTATCTCTCCATCCTTTATATTGTAAATATGATTTCCATACTCGCCTATATCCCTTTCATGGGTTACTTGAACAATAGTTATTTTTCTTTCTCGGTTAAGTTTTTGAAATATAGACATAATATTTTTGCTAGATTTTGAATCTAATGCTCCAGTAGGCTCATCGGCTAAAATCAATCTAGGGTTACTAACAATAGCTCTAGCTATAGCTACCCTTTGTTGCTCCCCTCCCGAAAGTTGAGATGGCATATGCTTAGCTCTTTTCCCTAGTCCTACAGATTCCAGTGCTTCTAAAGCTCTCTTTTTTCTTTCTTTACCTATAACCCCTTGGTAAATTAATGGCAATTCTACGTTTTCTAAAGCATTGAGCTTTGATATCAAGTGAAACTGTTGAAAAACAAAACCCATAAATTCATTTCGTATAGTTGCCAACTGAGAATCATTTAGTTTATGTACCTGTTTCCCTGCAAGCTTATAGCTTCCAGAGGATGGCTTATCTAAACAACCGATAATATTCATTAATGTAGATTTACCAGACCCAGATGGCCCCATAATAGATACAAAATCTCCATCTGCTATTTCAATACTTATTTGTTTTATAGCTTTAACACTAACTTGTCCATCTTTATAGGTTCTTGATATATCTTCTATTTCTATTAATCCCACGGTATCCCTCCTTTTGTGCATAATCTACCTACTAATATAGATGACTTGGCTTAGAAAATATTCTATACCCTGATATATCTTACCAATATTTTCCCATTTAGTCTACAGTTCTACATATTTTTTAAATTTCCTTTAATAAAAATAAAAAACCAAGAATTTAGGATTGTATTCCTAATATCTGGTTTTATATTAATTATGCTCTAACATATTTATTTTAATGAATTTGCATCAGAAAAGATAACCCATTGGTATTTTCTACTAATGGGTTATTTTAAAATTTAATATCTACTAAAACGATCAGTTCCTGATGATGTTCTGCTGTAAGTAGCTAAATCTTCCTTATAGTAAGTATCATACACATAACCATCAATGTTTACATCCCCTAGCTCATATTCAATATCGTTATAAATACGTGACATAAGCTTTTTAACTTCGGAGTCTGAAAGCTTATCCCAAGCACTACCATCTTGCTTAGAATCAAACTCAATAGAAAAAGTAACATCATTTTTACTACCTTTTAGCTTTATACGCAGATCAATATTTTTAAAATAATCATAGTACTCATCATCTAATTCCGTTTCTAATTTACTAATAGTCTTAGTGCTTGTACTAGATTCTTTTTCTATCTTTACTACTCCTTTACTGGTAGTAGTAAATTCTAATACAGTCTTTTTAACATCAATATCTTTAATGCTGCCATATACATCAGCTTTTTCATAAGCTTCTAGTACATCGTCTACAATGTCTTGTAAATAGCTTTCTCTCTTGCTGCTAGAAAGAGCCTTCCACTCCTTGTCGTAATCATATAAATCCACATCAATTTTTACATTTACTTTGCTAGCGCTGCCACTTAAGGAAATATCAAATTTTATATCCTTATATTTACCATAATTTTTATTTAACTGCTTTTCTAAATCACTTAAGCTAATGTCCTTTTTACTTTCCACTTCTTTTTCTAATTGCTTCAATTTACTTTGTAAATTCATTATTTCAACATCTCGTTTTAGTATTTCAGCTTGAAAATGTTCATTAACTTGTGTAAGGTCATCTGTAATATAAGCAGTAGAAGTTAGTGGGTTCCAGTCTACATTTTTATTAAAAGTATTTGCAACTACACGAAGAGGTATATATGTAGTACCATCTACTATAAAAGGCTCTATAGTTTGAGTAACATCTTTTCCATTTATTATTATTTTACTACTTCCATACAAAGCTTGTAAGGTCTTTGTAGCTGATGCTCCATATGAAGAAAATCCAAATGCAGTTACTAAAGTCATTGTCGTAACTAATAAACCAATCATCTTCTTTTTCTTTAACATTTAATCATCCTCCTATAAAATATATTCTATTTCCAGTATAATATACCAGCCGTACTTAAACAAGGCTTAAAAGCTAAAATTAACCTAGTCTTTTAATACTAAATATAATTAAATATCTATTCTACCTTTATACTAATACCTTCTTCTATGTTTTCATTAGGAGATAGAAGAACCACTTCTCCCTCTTTCAAGCCCTTAATAACTTCAACTTGTCTTTGACTTTCTATCCCCTTTTCAACTTCTCTTAGTCTAGCCTTATTATTTTCATTCACAAAAATAAAGTCCTTTCCATCTATATTAAATAGAGAATTCTCAGGTACTAGTAGGACATTTTCTTTGCTCTCAGTAATAATCTTAATATCTAAATCATAACCAGGTCTAAGGTTTTTTACAGTATCTTTTATTTCAATATCTACTTTAATTCTCTTTTGCTCGATACCTAAATCCGATACTTTACTGAATGCATTAGGGTGTATTTTTTTTACCACACCTTCTAGATCCAATATGCCTAAGTTTTTATTAGACATCTTAACTACTGAACCTTCGTAAACATTAGCTATATCTCCTACCAATACATCACTTTCTACATATAGCTCCTCTACATTACCAATCCGCATAATATGCATTCCTGGTTGAAGATAACTCCCTTTCTCTACTTCCTTCTGTAATATTGTTCCATCCATACTAGCAGTTATAGTAAAATTCTTGCCCGATTTCTCTAACTCGGCCTTCTGTATATCTAGTTGCTTTAGTTGAGCTTTATATTGAACATCAATATTTTCTGATACAGGTTTTCTCATAAGCTCCAAATCTAACTTAGCCTTTTCCAAGTTGCTTTTTTCTCCTTCAAGATTTCTTAAGGCACTCTGGTATTCCTCCTGACTTACTGCCCCTGCATCGTATAGTACCTTTTTATTATTAGCTGTTTCTTCTGCTGTTTTAATCCTTTTCTCTATATCTACAATTTCTAATTCTAACTTTTCTATCGTTTTATTATCTATAGGTTGTTTAGCCTCATTATATTGGGCTAATATAGCCGATCTCTGGCTCTCCAGTTCTGCAATTTGCATTGAGAGCTGTTCTCCATCTAGCTTAACCAATATATCTCCTTTTTTTACTTGATCGCCTATATCTACCAGTACCTCTGTCACCATACCCGCTGTAGGAGCATAAATATTCACCTGATCTTTTACCTTTACTACTCCTAACTCCTCTACATACTTTGCTATATCTCCTTCTATTACAGCTGCTGTACTTACATCTACAGCTCTGCTTCTAGTACTTATATAAAATCCTGATACACCTATTATAGTTACAATAATAGCTATGCTAATAATTTTCTTTTTCTTTGTCATTTTATCCACACCCCCAAAATATATTAATTTTTTAATATGAGCCACTTAATCCTATTTGTATTTTTAAGACATATATCCCATCTTAAAGCCTTACAATTTAAGATACTCTACTTTTAAGTGCATCTATAAAATTTAAATTATGAATCTTTCTAATGGTTGCAAGCTGTGCTATAGTAACAAAAATTATTGTAGCAACGGCTGTTATAATGTAGCTGCTAGGTTTTATTATTACTGGAATACTAAATAAATCTGTAGAAACTGCTGATACAATACCAACACACATTCCGTAGCCTATAGGCACTCCTAAAACTATTCCAAATAACGTCATTAACCCATTTTCTCTGCTAACTAATTTATAAATCTCCTTTTTATCAAATCCCATAACCCGTAGTGATGAAAACTCCATTGTTCTTTCACTAATACTAATAATAGTTATGTTGTATACAATAGCAAATCCTAAAATCCCACCAAACAACATCATTACACCCATAGAGTATATAATCATATCCATAAACTCTAAAATGCTATTTTTCATATCTTCAACAGATTGTATTTGTCTTATATTCTTTACATCCTGAAGTCTCGTTATTACCTCATCCTCAGAGTTTATTAGTGCCCCAGTAATCATGCCCTTTTCTCCTAATATATCATTCATCATCTCTATATCCATATATGCATTACTTCCAAAGTATTGCTCAATAATGCCTTTTACTTCAACAGATGTGTCTTCCCTATCTGACATAAAATTTTTTAGTAATATTTTGTCTCCTATTTTAACTTCAAGGGACTCTGCTAATATTTCTGAAAGTATAATTCCATTCCCTGGTAACTTAATTTCTACTCCAGATGGACTTTTAAAATTATATAGCTTTGTATCCCTTGATAGTCCAATAACACTGGCTGTTTTTTTCCTCCAACCCCTTTTCAATTCGAAAGGAATCTCTGACTTTGGTTCTATATAGCTTACATCAATAATATGAGATAGTTCTCTTATAGCATTATCATTCATAGGGCTGGCAAAATCTATACTATAATCCATTGTTTGAAACTCCCCATATTGTAGTGTAAACAAACTGTCCCATATAGATGTCATAAATACTGGTACCATGGTTATACCATAGGTTAAAGCAATCCCTAAAACTAAAAATACAGATCGCCTTTTAGTTCTTAATATATTTCTAATTACCATTTTCCAGCTAAACGAAATTTTATTCCAAATGAATTTAACTTTTTCTAACCAAATTCTTTTTCCGACCTTAGGTGCCTCTGGCTTCATGGAATCGGCAGGCAAAATTTTCAAAACGCTTCGTGCTCCTATTAGTCCAGATAGTATACAAAATATGCTAGTTAATAATATTCCATAAATAAAGTAGATATAATAGATCTCCATTTTAAGCATTGGAATATTCATATATATAATATATAAGCTAGTAAGCACACTTGAAAGAGGTATGCTTAAAATAATACCAATAATAGAACCTACTAGCCCAATCAGTATAGAATATTTAGTGTAATGACCTAATATACTAAAATTGCTATATCCTAATGCTTTCATTACCCCTATATACATTCTATCGTTTCTAACAATCCTAGATAACATAATATTTATAATTACCGCTGCGACTATTAAAAATAATAACGTAATCGAAGTAGACATTGTGTCTAAGGATTCTACTTCCTGCATCATCATACTATGACTTAGCTGATCTTCTCTTCTAACAGTTCGTCTAACTCCATATCTATCTAATTCATCCTCTATTTCATCTACTATACTATCTATTTTATTTATATACCTATCCTCAATCTTAATCAGTACTTCGTTATAACTACCTTGATACCCTAGGGCAGACTGTGCAAATTCTTCCGTAACGTATATAACTCCAAATTTTTCTGGTGCAGGTAATAAAGTCTGTTCATTTTCCATTAAATAAATATATTCTGGACTACCTACTACCCCTATTACGCTTAATGGATATTCCGTTCCTCCAATATAGGGCGTAATTGTATCTTCCAACTGCATTCCTCTAGCATCAAAAAACTGTTGTAGTACTAGGGTGGATCTTAATCCATCTTTTAGATCATCTCCTTCTATTACATATAAGTCATTAATTAGGTTCTCTTCCTTTGGTAAGGACACTACCCTAACCATAACCTTTTCCTTAGGATCTTCTACTCTTAAAGGTACATCTGCACTTATTCTGCCCTGGGCCATTTCAACTCCTTCTATAGTATGGAGCCTTTCTATAGCTGCTTTAGGAATTTTAGAAACTTCTACAAAAATATGTCCAAAATTTGTAGTATCATAATAATAAAGTATTGAATTATTAAGATTATCAGCCACCATATTAAAAGAGACATAGATAGTTAGTGCTAAAACAATAATTACAGATATAGAAATAAATTGTCCCTTAGAATTTTTTATTGATCTTAATAGTCTTACATCTAACTTCTTCATCACCATTCAATCCTTTCAGGGCTGATTGGACTATCATTTATTTTATCTTCAATAATTTCTCCACTTCGCATTTTAATTACTCTGTCTGCCATCTCTCCTATAGGTACATTATGAGTAATAATTACAACAGTTTTGTTATATTTTTTGTTAATCTCTTTTAACAGAGTTAAAATCTTTATTCCTGTCTCAAAATCAAGAGCTCCTGTAGGCTCATCACAAAGTAACAAAGCAGGATTCTTAGCCACTGCCCTAGCAATAGCCACCCTCTGTTGCTCTCCTCCACTCATTTGTGCGGGAAAATGATCTTTTCTGTCTTCTAACCCTACAGCTTCTAATACCTCATCGATATTTAGAGCATCTTTACAAATTTCAGTAGCTAGCTCTACATTTTCCCTTGCAGTTAAGCTTGCCATTAGATTATAAAACTGAAATACAAAACCAATTTTTTCTCTCCGATAAGCTGTCAACTTCTTGTCGTTATAGCTGGTAATATCCTCACCTTCCATAAAGACCTGTCCGTCTGTAGGTAAGTCCATCCCTCCTAAAATATTCAAAAGTGTACTTTTACCAGAACCACTGGGTCCTAATATTACTACAAACTCTCCTTTATATATGTTCAGATCTACATTTTTTGCAGCCGCTACTGTTACTTCTCCCATCTGATAAAGTTTGCTAACATTCTCTGCCTTCATCAAAATATTACTATCCATACTATTTCGCCCCTTTTCCCCCTAGAAGGCCATATTTTAGAAAATCATAAAATTTTTCTGTAAAGTCCTCTAATTCCTTTCTGCATGTTATTTTCTCAAAAAAATTCTTACTAATACTATCAATTAATGTAATTAGCATATTGGCCATAAAAGCCTCATCTACCTCCCTAATCTCTCCTCTCTCAACACCATTTCTTATAATATCTTCAAATATGATTTTGCTCATTCTCTTTTTTTCTTTCATTAGCCTATCTATAATGTATGGATTATCCATAATGTCCTTATAAAAAGTGAGTGAAAATTGCTTTGAATATTCTATATTAAAATGTAATAAAAAATCTATTTTTTCTATAGTTCCATCTATTTTTTTCATTTGATCTTCTATATATATAAATGATCTATCTCCAATTGATTGTAAAATATTTAAAAAAAGCTCCTCCTTAGAAGAAAAATATTTATATATTGTCATCTTACTTATTCCAGCAGCTTCTGCAATTTGATCCATAGAAACTGATTTATATCCTAGCTCAATAAATAGCTCCTCTGCTTTCTCCATCAATCTATTATATTTTGTTTCACTTTGGGTAATCATAATTTTCCTCCTTAATAAACGTAAAAACAAATAATAATTGTACTATTGTACTTTATTAGTATAATAGTATTGTATGTTTAAAAAAATATTCTGTCAATATTTTATTATTTATATATAAATTTTATAATTAGCTCAAAAATAAATAATATCAACAAAAAACACATAGCATACTCAGTTTATATGCTATGTGTTTTCTTAAGTTTATTA
Proteins encoded in this region:
- a CDS encoding efflux RND transporter periplasmic adaptor subunit, which gives rise to MTKKKKIISIAIIVTIIGVSGFYISTRSRAVDVSTAAVIEGDIAKYVEELGVVKVKDQVNIYAPTAGMVTEVLVDIGDQVKKGDILVKLDGEQLSMQIAELESQRSAILAQYNEAKQPIDNKTIEKLELEIVDIEKRIKTAEETANNKKVLYDAGAVSQEEYQSALRNLEGEKSNLEKAKLDLELMRKPVSENIDVQYKAQLKQLDIQKAELEKSGKNFTITASMDGTILQKEVEKGSYLQPGMHIMRIGNVEELYVESDVLVGDIANVYEGSVVKMSNKNLGILDLEGVVKKIHPNAFSKVSDLGIEQKRIKVDIEIKDTVKNLRPGYDLDIKIITESKENVLLVPENSLFNIDGKDFIFVNENNKARLREVEKGIESQRQVEVIKGLKEGEVVLLSPNENIEEGISIKVE
- a CDS encoding ABC transporter ATP-binding protein, whose protein sequence is MDSNILMKAENVSKLYQMGEVTVAAAKNVDLNIYKGEFVVILGPSGSGKSTLLNILGGMDLPTDGQVFMEGEDITSYNDKKLTAYRREKIGFVFQFYNLMASLTARENVELATEICKDALNIDEVLEAVGLEDRKDHFPAQMSGGEQQRVAIARAVAKNPALLLCDEPTGALDFETGIKILTLLKEINKKYNKTVVIITHNVPIGEMADRVIKMRSGEIIEDKINDSPISPERIEW
- a CDS encoding TetR/AcrR family transcriptional regulator, with product MITQSETKYNRLMEKAEELFIELGYKSVSMDQIAEAAGISKMTIYKYFSSKEELFLNILQSIGDRSFIYIEDQMKKIDGTIEKIDFLLHFNIEYSKQFSLTFYKDIMDNPYIIDRLMKEKKRMSKIIFEDIIRNGVERGEIREVDEAFMANMLITLIDSISKNFFEKITCRKELEDFTEKFYDFLKYGLLGGKGAK
- a CDS encoding ABC transporter ATP-binding protein; the protein is MGLIEIEDISRTYKDGQVSVKAIKQISIEIADGDFVSIMGPSGSGKSTLMNIIGCLDKPSSGSYKLAGKQVHKLNDSQLATIRNEFMGFVFQQFHLISKLNALENVELPLIYQGVIGKERKKRALEALESVGLGKRAKHMPSQLSGGEQQRVAIARAIVSNPRLILADEPTGALDSKSSKNIMSIFQKLNRERKITIVQVTHERDIGEYGNHIYNIKDGEIDYIEEIKHTEVENNQ
- a CDS encoding ABC transporter permease, which produces MKKLDVRLLRSIKNSKGQFISISVIIVLALTIYVSFNMVADNLNNSILYYYDTTNFGHIFVEVSKIPKAAIERLHTIEGVEMAQGRISADVPLRVEDPKEKVMVRVVSLPKEENLINDLYVIEGDDLKDGLRSTLVLQQFFDARGMQLEDTITPYIGGTEYPLSVIGVVGSPEYIYLMENEQTLLPAPEKFGVIYVTEEFAQSALGYQGSYNEVLIKIEDRYINKIDSIVDEIEDELDRYGVRRTVRREDQLSHSMMMQEVESLDTMSTSITLLFLIVAAVIINIMLSRIVRNDRMYIGVMKALGYSNFSILGHYTKYSILIGLVGSIIGIILSIPLSSVLTSLYIIYMNIPMLKMEIYYIYFIYGILLTSIFCILSGLIGARSVLKILPADSMKPEAPKVGKRIWLEKVKFIWNKISFSWKMVIRNILRTKRRSVFLVLGIALTYGITMVPVFMTSIWDSLFTLQYGEFQTMDYSIDFASPMNDNAIRELSHIIDVSYIEPKSEIPFELKRGWRKKTASVIGLSRDTKLYNFKSPSGVEIKLPGNGIILSEILAESLEVKIGDKILLKNFMSDREDTSVEVKGIIEQYFGSNAYMDIEMMNDILGEKGMITGALINSEDEVITRLQDVKNIRQIQSVEDMKNSILEFMDMIIYSMGVMMLFGGILGFAIVYNITIISISERTMEFSSLRVMGFDKKEIYKLVSRENGLMTLFGIVLGVPIGYGMCVGIVSAVSTDLFSIPVIIKPSSYIITAVATIIFVTIAQLATIRKIHNLNFIDALKSRVS
- a CDS encoding copper amine oxidase N-terminal domain-containing protein, yielding MLKKKKMIGLLVTTMTLVTAFGFSSYGASATKTLQALYGSSKIIINGKDVTQTIEPFIVDGTTYIPLRVVANTFNKNVDWNPLTSTAYITDDLTQVNEHFQAEILKRDVEIMNLQSKLKQLEKEVESKKDISLSDLEKQLNKNYGKYKDIKFDISLSGSASKVNVKIDVDLYDYDKEWKALSSSKRESYLQDIVDDVLEAYEKADVYGSIKDIDVKKTVLEFTTTSKGVVKIEKESSTSTKTISKLETELDDEYYDYFKNIDLRIKLKGSKNDVTFSIEFDSKQDGSAWDKLSDSEVKKLMSRIYNDIEYELGDVNIDGYVYDTYYKEDLATYSRTSSGTDRFSRY